The following are encoded together in the Vibrio splendidus genome:
- the metE gene encoding 5-methyltetrahydropteroyltriglutamate--homocysteine S-methyltransferase yields MTTTTHILGYPRIGEKRELKFTLEKYWRGEIDQSELKQLGSELRNRNWNVQADANLSFATAGDFAWYDHVLTTTLLLGHVPKRHAGGSEDEKVFPDLDTLFRVGRGQSQVQSTCCGGTHTSNDGTKDSSAASDMTKWFNTNYHYIVPEFSKDDSFEVSWPQLFDEVNEAIKAGHKVKPVLLGPLSYLYLGKEVEEGFDRLTLLPRLLTAYQAILAKLAKLGVEWVQIDEPILSLELETKWADSFKLAYQVIQGDVKLLLTTYFDSVTDTLDKIVELPVNGLHIDLAAAPQQLNEVVSKLPEDWVLSAGAINGRNVWRADLATQLELLQPVKEKLGDKLWVASSSSLLHSPVDLELEDSLSEEVKSWFAFAKQKVTEVSLLGAALDGDHNAILACETYSQPIVARKSATHVNKPQVQARLNTITKALAERSAPYAERAAHQSEVLGLPLLPTTTIGSFPQTGEIRVQRSAYRTGQLSEAEYTTALKGHIADAVKRQEALDLDVLVHGEAERNDMVEYFAENLAGFQTTKFGWVQSYGSRCVKPAIVVADIEREKPMTVEWSTYAQSLTSKQMKGMLTGPVTILCWTFPREDISRKEITNQLAFALRDEVSDLQDAGINIIQIDEPAIREGLPLKKRDHAEYLEWAVDAFKISAASAKPETQIHTHMCYSEFNEIIDSVAALDADVITIETSRSNMELLKAFEEFNYPNAIGPGVYDIHSPNIPSEEWIVDLLKKAAERIPAERLWANPDCGLKTRNWAETEAALTNLVSATKTLRKEWESAEA; encoded by the coding sequence ATGACAACAACAACGCATATTCTTGGCTACCCACGTATCGGCGAAAAAAGAGAACTCAAATTCACGCTCGAGAAATACTGGCGCGGTGAAATCGATCAATCTGAGCTCAAGCAACTCGGCAGCGAATTAAGAAATCGTAACTGGAATGTACAAGCTGACGCGAATCTAAGCTTTGCAACTGCGGGTGACTTCGCATGGTACGATCATGTTCTAACAACGACTCTACTTCTAGGTCATGTGCCAAAACGTCATGCTGGTGGATCAGAAGATGAAAAAGTCTTCCCAGATCTGGATACCTTGTTCCGTGTAGGTCGCGGTCAGTCTCAAGTTCAGTCTACTTGCTGCGGTGGTACGCATACGTCTAATGATGGCACTAAAGACAGTTCGGCTGCTTCCGACATGACGAAATGGTTCAACACCAATTACCACTACATTGTTCCTGAATTCAGCAAAGACGATTCGTTTGAGGTGAGCTGGCCACAACTGTTCGATGAAGTGAATGAAGCGATAAAAGCAGGACACAAAGTTAAGCCTGTACTTCTCGGCCCACTGTCATATCTGTACTTAGGCAAAGAAGTGGAAGAGGGCTTTGACCGCTTAACCTTGCTTCCACGTTTGCTTACTGCTTACCAAGCGATTTTGGCAAAACTCGCCAAGTTGGGCGTTGAGTGGGTGCAAATCGATGAGCCCATTCTATCTCTGGAACTTGAGACTAAGTGGGCTGATTCATTCAAGTTGGCTTATCAAGTGATTCAAGGCGATGTAAAACTGCTGCTTACCACTTACTTTGATTCGGTGACTGACACGTTAGATAAAATCGTAGAACTTCCCGTCAACGGTTTACACATCGACTTGGCTGCAGCACCGCAGCAACTTAATGAAGTGGTAAGCAAGTTACCGGAAGATTGGGTGCTTTCTGCAGGGGCGATTAACGGTCGCAATGTATGGCGTGCTGATTTGGCCACGCAGCTAGAGCTGCTACAGCCAGTGAAAGAGAAGTTAGGAGACAAACTGTGGGTGGCAAGTTCAAGTTCACTGCTGCACAGCCCGGTGGATTTGGAGTTAGAAGACTCGCTCAGCGAAGAAGTGAAGAGTTGGTTTGCCTTCGCGAAACAGAAAGTCACGGAGGTGAGCTTATTGGGGGCCGCGTTAGATGGCGATCATAATGCCATTTTAGCGTGTGAGACGTACAGCCAACCTATCGTTGCTCGTAAGAGCGCGACTCATGTAAACAAACCTCAGGTACAAGCTCGCCTCAATACCATCACTAAAGCGTTAGCTGAGCGAAGTGCACCTTATGCTGAACGAGCGGCGCATCAGTCTGAAGTTCTCGGCTTACCGTTGTTACCAACAACAACGATTGGCTCTTTCCCACAAACCGGTGAGATTCGCGTTCAACGTAGCGCCTACCGCACTGGTCAATTGAGTGAAGCGGAATACACCACCGCACTAAAAGGTCACATCGCGGATGCGGTCAAACGTCAAGAAGCACTTGATTTGGATGTGCTTGTGCATGGTGAAGCCGAGCGTAATGACATGGTGGAATACTTTGCAGAAAACCTAGCCGGCTTCCAAACCACCAAGTTTGGTTGGGTACAAAGCTATGGCTCTCGCTGCGTGAAGCCAGCGATTGTGGTCGCGGATATCGAGCGTGAAAAACCAATGACGGTAGAATGGTCGACCTATGCTCAATCTCTGACTTCAAAGCAGATGAAAGGCATGCTGACAGGACCCGTCACTATTCTATGTTGGACATTCCCACGTGAAGACATCTCACGCAAAGAAATCACCAATCAACTGGCGTTTGCTCTGCGAGATGAAGTGTCTGATTTACAAGACGCAGGCATTAACATTATTCAAATTGATGAGCCTGCTATTCGCGAAGGTTTACCACTGAAAAAGCGCGACCACGCAGAATACCTAGAGTGGGCGGTCGATGCCTTTAAGATCTCAGCGGCGAGTGCTAAACCAGAAACTCAGATCCATACCCATATGTGTTACAGCGAGTTCAACGAGATCATTGATTCAGTAGCCGCGCTAGATGCCGATGTGATTACCATTGAGACTTCTCGCTCGAACATGGAGCTACTGAAAGCGTTTGAAGAGTTTAACTACCCGAATGCGA